A portion of the Homalodisca vitripennis isolate AUS2020 chromosome 2, UT_GWSS_2.1, whole genome shotgun sequence genome contains these proteins:
- the LOC124355775 gene encoding collagen alpha-1(III) chain-like, whose translation MHRSCLPPILHHLAWHRLPRVDPLHPEGHDSPGAPGLDITPDGHDSSGDPGRDFSPSAVQRVRAPGSENTLVGHDSPGAPGRDYYTGHDFSPVGHDSPKEPYGQYPVGHDAPGSAGELGALVVPSPTGVSGRSLWPMAGSPGRSESGNASRADRGADSGRRPGLNHPRGNLNR comes from the coding sequence ATGCACCGGAGCTGCCTGCCCCCCATCCTCCATCACCTGGCCTGGCATCGACTTCCGAGAGTGGACCCTCTACACCCGGAGGGACATGACTCCCCCGGGGCACCTGGATTGGACATCACCCCGGATGGACATGACTCCTCCGGGGATCCTGGACGAGACTTCTCTCCGTCAGCAGTCCAGCGCGTCAGAGCACCCGGATCTGAAAACACCCTGGTGGGACATGACTCCCCTGGGGCACCTGGACGAGACTACTACACCGGACATGACTTTTCCCCAGTGGGACATGACTCCCCTAAGGAACCCTATGGCCAATACCCCGTGGGCCATGACGCCCCAGGGTCCGCTGGCGAACTCGGCGCCCTAGTGGTACCTAGTCCCACTGGGGTGTCTGGCCGGAGCCTGTGGCCGATGGCCGGCTCCCCGGGCCGATCGGAGAGTGGTAACGCTTCCCGAGCGGACCGGGGGGCGGATTCGGGTCGGAGGCCCGGGCTAAACCACCCGAGGGGGAACCTGAACCGGTAA